ACAGCTCGAGATGGCCGGCCTCCATCCTCGCCAGATCCAGCAGGTCGCGCACAAGCCGCCCCATGCGGAGCGACTCGTCGTGAATGACCTGCGCCAGCTCCTTGCGCTCCTCAGGCGTCGCGGCAATATCATCCAGCAGGGCTTCACTGTAGCCCTGCAGCATGGAAAGCGGCGTCCGCAGCTCATGGGAGACGTTCGCGACGAAGTCTTTGCGAAGCTTGTCGAGCCGCTCCTCCTCGGTAATGTCGCGAAGCACCGCTACCGCGCCTCGCACTTGATCCCGCGAGTACAGCGGGGTCATCGCCACGGACCAGACGCCATTCTGTACATGAAGCTTCGATGCGGTTTCGGAGGGCTCAGCTACAACAGCTTCGAATAAAGGAATCAATGGAACCGGAATCGGCTCCCCCGATGGCAGGCTGAGACTTGTCAGCCCCCAATCTCCAAGCGCCGTGTCCTGCTTGATGGGCCGCGTAACGATGTCATCCTCCCACTCGATTTCGCTCCATTCCTGAACGATCTTGTTCCCCTGCGGATTGGTCAAAATGACCGTCCCCTCCGCATCTAGTGTAATAACGGCGTCCGTCATACTTCGAAGCACGCTGGATAGATGCTCTTTCTCCTCACTTAGCTCCTTGATGCTTTCCCTCAGCTTTTCTCCCATATGATTGAACGTCTTGGCCAGCTCTCCAATTTCATCCTTGGACATGATCGGAACACGTGTACCGTACTCACCCATTGTGATTAAATCGGCAGCCTTCTTAAGCTGCTGAAGGGGCCTTGTAATTCTTGAAAATAAAAAGAAAGCAAAGAACGTAGTCATGAGAAACCCTACAATAGACACATACACAAACAACTTGAGCATATACCATTGTGTTGCTTCTAGAGATTGCAGCGATTGGTAGAGCACTACGGCTCCTTGAATACCGCCTTGCTGGTCACGCAGCGGTACCGCTGCCGCCAGATACTCCGTACCGGTCAGGAACTTGCCGCTTTCATCTCTGCCGATTTGTTTGATGATCGTTTGTGATTCCATAACCTGTTTGAGTTCATCTTCGCTAAAAAAATCCGATGCATGATATGACGCTACACTACTGTCTGCACTAACCGGGATGGACATCTCTTCATAGTTGCTTTTAACCAGCAGCATTCTGGCATCCTGCAAGCTCAGAAGCTCGTTACTCAGCTGATAGAACTTTAAATCATCCAAATGCCTCGTCGCCTCAAGCGAAAATTGGTTGGCCAGCTTCTGAATATCGTTCTTCTGGTCCTTCGCTTGAGAAAAATAATTTTCCATATAATTAACAAGAAAAAAGCCCAGTATGAGCAGTACTACCGCAACTAGGCCAATAATCGTAATCCACAGCTTTCCTACAACCGATCGAAAGATAAACACTTTATTTGGGCACCTCTAGCTTATAGCCTACTCCCCACACCGTTGTGATCATAGCTGCAGCATCCGGGGATACTTTGTTTAATTTTTCACGCAAACGCTTGACATGGGTATCTACCGTACGAAGATCACCAAAAAACTCGTAATTCCATACGTCCTTCAGCAGCTCTTCGCGGGAGAAGACCTTGTCCGGCGAAACCGCCAGGTAATGCAGGAGCTCATATTCCTTAGGTGTTAGCGCCACCTCTTGCCCCCCAGCGGTTACGCGGTGAGCGTCATGCTCGATTACGAGATTTGGAAATACAATGTTGTTGCTCGAGCTAGCATCCTTAGATAGATACGCGGTCGCCGAAGAGCGTCGAAGAATAGCTTTCACCCGATATATCACTTCACGCGGACTGAACGGCTTAACTACATAGTCATCCGCACCGACCTCAAACCCGCTGACCCGGTTCGTCTCTTCGCCCTTAGCTGTAAGCATAATAACCGGTGTAGACTTGACTTGACGGAGTCTTGCGCATACTTCGATACCATCAATACCGGGCAGCATGACATCGAGCAAAATCAAATCGTAATCCGAATCCACGGCCATACGAAGCGCTGTTTCACCGTCTTCAGCCTCTTCGATGATGTAGCCCTCCTTTTCCAGGTACATGCGCAGCAGTCTGCGGATCCGTTCTTCGTCATCTACTACTAAAATACTTGCATTCAATTCCATATCCTTCACATCCTATTCCCGACTTCATTTTCATTCATAACGAGAACATTAAACGCCTGCGTAGGAATGTAAACCTGCGATGACCAGGTTCACCCCGACAAGTGTAAACATAACAACTAGAAACCCGATGACGCAGAGCCACGCGGAACGCTTACCCTGCCAGCCTCGAGACAGACGAAGATGCAGGACAACCGCATAGAACAACCAGGTGATCAGAGCCCAGACCTCTTTAGGATCCCATCCCCAGAATCTGCCCCATGCTTCCTGTGCCCAGATCATAGCGAAGATCAACGCTCCGAGCGTAAAGACCGGGTAACCGATCGCAATAGCCCGATAGCTGATTTCATCCAGGTCTTCCGGATCCATCCCCTTCAAAATGGGACTAATCGTAGCTCCTAACGGTTTACGCGCCACCAGCCGAGCAAGCCCATATAGAATGAGCCCCAACAGGATGGACCAGATAACCGTGTTCAGCTTACGTCCAGCGCTAGCGCCTTCCATCCATGAAGGAGCTTCAAACAAAGGCTTGGTCATTCCAAGGAACGGTGTCATCTCCGTCACCTCCGCTCCATGAGGCTTCACGATAGGAGGCAGCACATAGAGATCACTCTGTTTATTCGTAACTGAAGCGCCTGTCGCATCGGTAGCGGTAACATCTTTAGTAAACACCGCTTTGTAGCCCGAGGCATGAAAGGAAAAAATCGAGCCGATGAAAGCAACCAGCATCAGGATAAAGAAAAGCGTGAACTCTACCCAACGCTGTTCTTTTTTTCGCTCTTGGAAGTACCTGAGTAATTAACGGTGCGAAGCAGGTACATGAGCCCTCCTGCGAAGCCAACTCCGAAGAACGCTTCCCCAGCCGCAGCCGTCGTAACGTGAATTTTCAACCAGTAGCTCTGCAGGGCAGGAATCAATGGCTGAACTTCGCTCGGAAACACGGAAGCATATGCAATCATAATGAAGCCGATCGGTAATGCAAACACGCCCAACACCGGCGTACGATAAATTAAATAAATAATGAGAAAGGCCAGCATAATCATCATGCCTAGAAAGGTCATAAA
This genomic window from Paenibacillus hexagrammi contains:
- a CDS encoding ATP-binding protein — translated: MFIFRSVVGKLWITIIGLVAVVLLILGFFLVNYMENYFSQAKDQKNDIQKLANQFSLEATRHLDDLKFYQLSNELLSLQDARMLLVKSNYEEMSIPVSADSSVASYHASDFFSEDELKQVMESQTIIKQIGRDESGKFLTGTEYLAAAVPLRDQQGGIQGAVVLYQSLQSLEATQWYMLKLFVYVSIVGFLMTTFFAFFLFSRITRPLQQLKKAADLITMGEYGTRVPIMSKDEIGELAKTFNHMGEKLRESIKELSEEKEHLSSVLRSMTDAVITLDAEGTVILTNPQGNKIVQEWSEIEWEDDIVTRPIKQDTALGDWGLTSLSLPSGEPIPVPLIPLFEAVVAEPSETASKLHVQNGVWSVAMTPLYSRDQVRGAVAVLRDITEEERLDKLRKDFVANVSHELRTPLSMLQGYSEALLDDIAATPEERKELAQVIHDESLRMGRLVRDLLDLARMEAGHLELYFREVEVDSLLRRMHRKFSVLAKERGISLSAELPETPLILRKADEDRLEQVLTNLLDNAFRHTASGARIAVKAGQAVLREQPAIRIEVSDAGQGIPADDLPYIFERFYKADKARTRGSSGGTGLGLAIVKNIVDAHQGSVSVQSALGQGTTFTILIPCNPKAVS
- a CDS encoding response regulator transcription factor, whose translation is MELNASILVVDDEERIRRLLRMYLEKEGYIIEEAEDGETALRMAVDSDYDLILLDVMLPGIDGIEVCARLRQVKSTPVIMLTAKGEETNRVSGFEVGADDYVVKPFSPREVIYRVKAILRRSSATAYLSKDASSSNNIVFPNLVIEHDAHRVTAGGQEVALTPKEYELLHYLAVSPDKVFSREELLKDVWNYEFFGDLRTVDTHVKRLREKLNKVSPDAAAMITTVWGVGYKLEVPK